TGAAAGAAGCAATAGAGGTAAAAGGGAAGGCACGAACTACCAATGCCTGTATAGACTGTGGGATCTGTGCTGTTTACTGCCCCGTTAAGGCTATAGAGGTGCCGGCGTGAAAGCAATTGTAATTGGTGCAGGGCTTGGAGGGCTCTTAAGTGCAGCCAGGCTCTCAAAGGCAGGGTATCAGGTTGAGGTTTATGAGAGACTTCCTATCACAGGAGGAAGGTTTACAAACCTGAGTTATAAAGGATTTCAACTTTCGAGTGGAGCTCTCCACATCCTGCCTCACGGACCTACAGGCCCTCTGGCTCAGTTTCTCCGTGAAGTCGGAGCTGATGTTGAGATCGTGCGGTCAGACACGACAACAGTGCGAGTTCCCCTGAAGAAGGACAGCCCTGATTACAGTGAAGGTTTCAGGGATATTCCTTTTTCCGATTTTCCCACA
The Methanosarcina thermophila TM-1 genome window above contains:
- a CDS encoding 4Fe-4S binding protein; this translates as MKINDNCVGCGQCASFCMKEAIEVKGKARTTNACIDCGICAVYCPVKAIEVPA